A region of Subdoligranulum variabile DNA encodes the following proteins:
- a CDS encoding MurR/RpiR family transcriptional regulator — protein sequence MQYGKLLAVLLSTAASERPDSLDQRIAQYIMDHLGDAEAITMKRMEQTCHVGNASLSRFCRKIGLRDFFELRELVGSVQFQASGDDAHTFAGRMTAHRDSILRSLDMVTASLSETAVYALCADIHHYARVAVFGILKSEAAALVMQSEMAALGKNVFTVVSHVQQREWLRTAGPEDLILLLSYRGIYFDYLQGDDLSTLLAAPRVWLITGSDAPPPPGVDAVLRFASDLTQEHHPHQIAFACSTVVREYARLYGLPPRKTP from the coding sequence ATGCAATACGGAAAACTGCTGGCGGTGCTGCTGAGCACGGCGGCCAGCGAACGGCCCGATTCCCTGGACCAGCGCATCGCCCAGTATATCATGGACCACCTGGGGGACGCCGAGGCCATCACGATGAAACGGATGGAACAGACCTGCCATGTGGGCAACGCGTCCCTCTCCCGCTTTTGCCGCAAGATCGGGCTGCGGGATTTCTTCGAGCTGCGGGAGCTGGTGGGCAGCGTGCAGTTCCAGGCCAGCGGCGACGACGCCCACACCTTTGCCGGGCGGATGACCGCTCACCGGGATTCCATCCTGCGCAGCCTGGACATGGTCACCGCCTCCCTGTCCGAGACGGCGGTCTATGCCCTCTGCGCCGACATCCACCATTATGCCCGGGTGGCGGTGTTCGGCATCCTGAAATCCGAGGCCGCAGCCCTGGTCATGCAGAGCGAGATGGCTGCCCTGGGCAAGAACGTCTTTACCGTGGTATCCCATGTGCAGCAGCGGGAATGGCTGCGCACCGCCGGGCCGGAGGACCTGATTTTGCTGCTGAGCTACCGGGGCATCTACTTTGACTACCTCCAGGGGGATGACCTGTCCACCCTGCTGGCCGCCCCCCGGGTCTGGCTGATCACCGGGTCGGACGCCCCGCCTCCGCCGGGGGTGGACGCCGTGCTGCGGTTTGCCAGCGACCTGACTCAGGAACACCATCCCCACCAGATCGCCTTTGCGTGCAGCACCGTGGTGCGGGAATACGCCCGGCTCTACGGACTGCCGCCCCGGAAGACCCCCTGA